The following coding sequences lie in one Bacteroidota bacterium genomic window:
- a CDS encoding FAD-linked oxidase C-terminal domain-containing protein: MIKPTVLQKISQIAGKDRYFDSQEDRISYSYDGTPLLHSLPDAIVIPQNKEQIASLLALANEEHFAIVPRGSGSGLSGGSIPVENSIVLLMSHWNKVLEIDTENLTALVEPGVITADLHASVEKLGLFYPPDPGSMNICTIGGNVAENAGGLRGLKYGVTKNYILGLETVLPTGEIIFSGGKVVKDVAGYNLKDFFVGSEGTLGVFTNILLKLIPKPEASKTMLAYFRSRQDAAEAVSAIIAAHIIPATIEFLDQTTIKCVEEYTHLGLPTSIESLLLIEVDGRSPVVNEDSVKIAELCKRHECIEINLAQSESDAIRLKTARRAAFSALARVRPTTILEDVTVPRSEIAKMLERIDRIAKKYSVTFGIFGHAGDGNLHPTCLTDERDKDEIHRAESAFEEIFSESIRMGGTITGEHGTGLAKKKFLPNVAGIPAVEMMRTIKSSIDPQGVLNPGKIFSIKPKCEGNLPQSREQIKRFEALGAWT; this comes from the coding sequence ATGATCAAACCGACCGTCCTTCAGAAAATTTCACAGATCGCCGGCAAGGATCGCTATTTCGATTCCCAGGAGGACCGGATCTCGTATTCGTATGACGGCACGCCGCTGCTCCATTCGCTCCCCGATGCCATTGTAATTCCCCAAAACAAAGAACAAATAGCATCTCTTCTCGCCCTTGCGAACGAGGAGCACTTCGCCATTGTGCCGCGTGGCTCGGGTTCGGGACTAAGCGGCGGATCCATCCCGGTTGAAAATTCTATTGTCCTTTTGATGTCGCATTGGAATAAAGTTCTGGAAATTGATACCGAGAACCTTACCGCTCTTGTTGAACCAGGGGTCATTACCGCCGATCTTCACGCATCTGTCGAGAAATTGGGGCTGTTTTATCCTCCGGACCCCGGCAGCATGAACATTTGTACGATCGGCGGGAATGTTGCAGAAAACGCCGGTGGCTTGCGCGGCTTGAAATATGGCGTAACAAAAAATTATATCCTGGGACTTGAGACGGTCCTCCCGACCGGCGAAATAATATTCTCGGGGGGAAAGGTAGTCAAGGATGTTGCCGGTTACAACCTGAAAGACTTTTTCGTTGGATCGGAGGGAACCCTCGGCGTTTTTACGAATATTTTGCTGAAACTGATCCCTAAGCCTGAAGCCAGCAAAACAATGCTGGCGTATTTCCGGTCCCGCCAGGATGCCGCCGAAGCAGTCTCCGCGATCATCGCTGCTCACATCATCCCGGCGACGATCGAATTCCTGGATCAAACAACGATCAAGTGCGTGGAAGAATATACGCATCTTGGGCTGCCGACCTCCATTGAATCGCTTTTGCTGATCGAGGTGGATGGCCGTTCTCCTGTTGTCAATGAAGATTCGGTCAAGATCGCTGAACTCTGTAAACGGCATGAATGCATCGAGATCAATCTCGCGCAATCTGAGTCCGATGCGATTCGCTTGAAGACCGCGAGGCGTGCGGCCTTTTCGGCGCTGGCACGTGTTCGGCCAACCACCATTCTAGAGGATGTCACTGTGCCGAGAAGTGAAATTGCCAAAATGCTCGAACGCATTGACCGGATCGCTAAAAAATACAGCGTGACCTTCGGCATTTTCGGGCATGCCGGTGACGGGAATCTTCATCCGACCTGTCTGACCGATGAGCGGGACAAGGACGAAATTCACAGAGCCGAATCGGCGTTTGAGGAGATCTTTAGCGAATCGATCAGGATGGGGGGGACCATTACGGGGGAGCATGGAACGGGATTGGCAAAGAAAAAATTTCTGCCGAACGTTGCAGGCATCCCGGCCGTAGAAATGATGCGAACGATAAAATCCTCGATCGATCCGCAAGGAGTGCTGAATCCCGGAAAGATTTTTTCCATCAAACCGAAATGCGAGGGGAACCTTCCGCAAAGCAGGGAACAGATCAAGAGGTTTGAAGCATTGGGTGCATGGACGTGA
- a CDS encoding tyrosine phenol-lyase — MGKLERRSWAEPFKIKVVEPLRMTTREERLAAIKEAGYNTFLLRSEDVYIDLLTDSGTNAMSDYQWAGMMLGDEAYAGSKNYYHLEENVQKYYGYKYLVPTHQGRGAEHIISKLLIKPGDYVAGNMYFTTTRLHQELAGATFVDVIIDEAHDAQNMHPFKGNIDLQKLEDLIKKVGEKKMAYLTVAATVNMAGGQPISMENLRQVRSLAKNYNIKVILDATRAVENAYFIKVREKGYEKKSISEILKELCSYSDGATMSGKKDLLVNIGGFLALNDYDVFEEARNMVVVYEGLHTYGGMAGRDMEAMARGIEEAVEESHIKARIGQIEYVGERLQSIGVPIVLPVGGHAIFLDAKRFLPHIPQIEFPAQTLAAELYMDSGIRSMERGIVSAGRKKETGENYFPKLELVRLTFPRRVYTQAHCDVTAESVEAVYEQRGKIKGMKMVYEPKYLRFFQARFERL; from the coding sequence ATGGGAAAATTAGAACGACGGTCATGGGCCGAGCCTTTCAAGATCAAGGTCGTTGAGCCATTGAGGATGACCACGCGTGAAGAACGCCTTGCGGCGATCAAAGAAGCAGGGTACAATACGTTTTTGCTTCGCTCGGAAGATGTGTACATCGATTTATTGACCGACAGCGGTACGAACGCCATGAGCGATTACCAGTGGGCAGGCATGATGTTGGGAGATGAAGCATACGCCGGGAGCAAGAATTATTATCATCTTGAAGAGAATGTTCAGAAGTATTACGGCTATAAATATCTGGTACCCACGCATCAAGGGCGCGGCGCCGAGCACATTATCTCTAAATTGCTGATCAAGCCGGGCGATTACGTCGCCGGCAACATGTATTTTACGACAACCCGACTGCATCAGGAATTGGCTGGCGCCACCTTTGTCGATGTTATCATCGACGAGGCGCACGATGCGCAAAATATGCATCCGTTCAAGGGGAACATCGATCTTCAGAAATTGGAGGACTTGATAAAAAAAGTCGGCGAGAAGAAAATGGCCTACCTCACAGTCGCCGCGACAGTGAACATGGCCGGCGGACAGCCCATCTCGATGGAAAATCTCCGCCAGGTACGCTCCTTGGCGAAGAACTACAACATTAAGGTCATTCTTGACGCTACGCGGGCAGTGGAGAACGCTTATTTCATAAAAGTACGGGAGAAAGGTTATGAAAAGAAATCCATTTCCGAAATCCTGAAGGAATTATGTTCATACAGCGATGGTGCGACAATGAGCGGCAAAAAGGACCTGCTTGTCAATATCGGAGGGTTCCTGGCATTGAACGATTACGACGTTTTTGAAGAAGCGCGGAATATGGTCGTGGTGTATGAAGGGCTTCACACCTACGGCGGCATGGCGGGGCGCGACATGGAAGCGATGGCGCGAGGGATCGAGGAAGCGGTTGAAGAATCGCACATCAAGGCAAGGATCGGCCAGATAGAATATGTTGGGGAAAGATTGCAGAGCATCGGCGTTCCGATCGTTCTCCCGGTCGGGGGGCATGCGATATTTTTGGACGCCAAGAGATTCCTTCCCCATATTCCCCAGATAGAATTCCCGGCACAGACGCTGGCGGCGGAATTATACATGGATTCGGGGATCCGTTCAATGGAACGCGGCATCGTTTCAGCGGGGCGAAAAAAAGAAACGGGCGAGAATTATTTCCCGAAACTTGAGCTTGTGCGCCTCACGTTCCCCCGTCGTGTTTATACTCAGGCCCATTGCGATGTTACCGCTGAATCGGTCGAAGCAGTATACGAACAGCGCGGGAAGATCAAGGGAATGAAGATGGTCTATGAGCCAAAGTATCTCCGGTTCTTCCAGGCTCGTTTCGAACGGCTTTGA